One Synechococcus sp. CC9605 genomic window carries:
- a CDS encoding MEKHLA domain-containing protein, translated as MACEAAWLTTDQQELAGVLLQSHQRAFSRPLIATHQPGHSKRLICQNLFACGFPVLAHGTEQDPELSYANAAALQLWDSQWDELIGMPSWLTAPDSERAERSSALSQAKRLDAVQNYRGIRISRKGRRFMINKARIWTLWDAEERVCGQAACFSDWWWL; from the coding sequence ATGGCCTGCGAAGCCGCCTGGCTCACCACCGACCAACAAGAGCTCGCCGGAGTGCTGCTGCAATCGCATCAACGGGCCTTCAGCAGGCCGCTGATCGCCACACACCAACCGGGTCACTCAAAGCGGCTGATCTGCCAGAACCTGTTCGCCTGCGGCTTTCCGGTGCTGGCCCACGGCACGGAGCAGGATCCCGAGCTCAGTTACGCCAACGCTGCGGCTCTGCAGCTGTGGGACAGCCAATGGGATGAACTGATCGGCATGCCCTCATGGCTCACCGCCCCGGACAGCGAACGGGCGGAACGCAGCAGCGCACTGAGCCAGGCCAAGCGCCTCGATGCAGTGCAGAACTACCGCGGCATTCGAATTAGCCGCAAAGGGCGGCGATTCATGATCAACAAGGCCCGGATCTGGACCCTCTGGGATGCAGAAGAACGGGTCTGCGGCCAGGCGGCCTGCTTCAGCGACTGGTGGTGGCTTTAA